Proteins encoded together in one Thalassotalea crassostreae window:
- a CDS encoding methyltransferase family protein, with protein sequence MKFLELKIPPALLFLMFVAAIKFIPLTIFAVPVGSEFLPIIIKSIIFSAIAIVVFAIISFRIAKTTVDPMSPDKASKLVDSGIFRISRNPMYLGFVLMIFAGAVYKQTLFAYLLVIVFVRYLHYFQILPEERMLTKVFGQDYTEYCKRVRRWL encoded by the coding sequence TTGAAATTCTTAGAACTTAAAATACCACCAGCATTATTATTTTTGATGTTTGTTGCCGCGATTAAGTTTATTCCATTAACAATTTTCGCTGTACCTGTAGGCTCTGAATTCCTTCCAATCATCATCAAAAGCATAATTTTCTCAGCAATAGCGATTGTCGTTTTTGCAATCATTAGCTTTCGCATCGCTAAAACAACAGTCGATCCAATGAGTCCTGATAAAGCGAGTAAGTTGGTTGATAGCGGCATTTTTCGCATTAGCCGTAATCCGATGTACTTAGGGTTTGTGTTAATGATATTTGCTGGCGCGGTATATAAGCAGACATTATTTGCCTATTTATTAGTGATAGTCTTTGTCCGTTATCTTCACTATTTTCAAATATTACCTGAAGAACGAATGTTGACTAAAGTATTCGGCCAAGATTACACAGAGTATTGCAAAAGGGTTCGTCGCTGGCTGTAA
- the xseA gene encoding exodeoxyribonuclease VII large subunit has protein sequence MNHFEQSKQHILQVSELTKKVRFILESELRTLWLCGEISNFIAASSGHWYLSLKDSKAQVRCAMFKGNNRYTRIKPQNGQQVLVKAKVSLYEPRGDFQLIIEQMEDAGEGLLRQQFELLKGQLQAEGLFDQRYKQPIPDTVTKVGIVTSSTGAAVKDILTVLNRRNPSIEVIIYPTLVQGETAANSISDAIYTANERDECDVLIVGRGGGSLEDLWAFNEEPVVRAIFDCEIPVISAVGHEVDTSLSDYVADLRAPTPSAAAELVSKDNQARINQLVHLKQRLTQQIRQLISDHKANFQYFNHQLAMLSPVQQLQSQQQLSDDLQMRLIQAMQRQQVSLNNSIALLQTRLNGQSPETLLIRAKQQHAQLQPRLIKAMLQLKDKKQQQLAKNAHNLNIVSPLATIARGYSISRDEQGNIIKRVADVSRSEQLSTQLNDGMVFSKIISIEKSE, from the coding sequence ATGAACCACTTTGAACAAAGCAAACAGCATATATTACAGGTAAGTGAGCTTACTAAAAAAGTACGTTTTATTCTCGAATCAGAGCTTAGAACACTATGGTTATGTGGTGAAATATCAAATTTCATCGCGGCTAGCTCTGGGCATTGGTATTTGTCACTAAAAGACAGTAAAGCCCAAGTGCGCTGTGCAATGTTTAAGGGCAATAATCGCTACACAAGAATCAAACCGCAAAATGGCCAGCAAGTACTGGTCAAAGCAAAAGTATCTTTATACGAACCTCGCGGCGATTTTCAATTAATCATCGAACAAATGGAAGATGCTGGTGAAGGCTTACTAAGGCAGCAATTTGAATTATTAAAAGGACAATTGCAGGCAGAAGGTCTCTTTGACCAGCGATACAAACAACCTATCCCTGATACAGTAACTAAGGTTGGCATCGTAACGTCCAGCACAGGTGCTGCGGTAAAAGATATATTAACCGTACTAAATCGTCGTAATCCGAGTATTGAAGTCATTATTTACCCTACCCTAGTGCAAGGTGAAACCGCGGCAAATAGCATTAGCGATGCCATTTATACCGCCAATGAACGAGACGAATGTGATGTCTTGATTGTTGGCCGTGGCGGCGGCTCATTAGAAGACTTATGGGCGTTTAATGAAGAGCCTGTAGTTCGAGCAATATTTGACTGTGAGATTCCAGTAATTAGTGCTGTTGGCCATGAAGTTGATACGTCACTGTCTGACTATGTTGCCGATTTGCGAGCCCCCACTCCTTCTGCCGCAGCCGAATTAGTATCAAAAGATAATCAAGCAAGAATTAATCAACTTGTTCATTTAAAACAACGACTGACTCAGCAAATTCGCCAGCTAATTAGCGATCATAAAGCGAATTTTCAGTACTTTAATCATCAGTTAGCAATGCTAAGTCCAGTGCAACAACTGCAAAGCCAGCAGCAACTGAGTGACGACTTGCAAATGCGATTGATACAGGCGATGCAAAGGCAACAAGTGAGCCTGAACAATTCTATTGCACTACTTCAAACAAGACTTAATGGTCAAAGCCCTGAAACATTGCTTATTAGAGCCAAGCAGCAGCATGCTCAGTTACAACCCCGTTTAATTAAGGCGATGTTGCAGTTAAAAGATAAAAAGCAGCAGCAACTTGCTAAGAACGCGCACAACCTTAATATTGTCAGCCCACTGGCAACTATAGCGCGTGGTTACTCAATCAGTAGAGATGAACAAGGTAATATAATTAAGCGTGTGGCTGATGTGAGTAGATCAGAGCAACTCAGTACGCAATTAAACGATGGTATGGTGTTCAGCAAAATCATCAGCATCGAGAAAAGCGAATAA